Proteins encoded by one window of Serratia nevei:
- a CDS encoding transporter, whose amino-acid sequence MVQRLAEKMHKLDFDDEVTGLIYGHAFRSGEPPMRLNSQQVCQAYQALPPGDGFIWLHLNLNHAAAEKWLKNHFAISDFFFHEIRHGSHTTRIERQGDDLFAVLNDVIFHPEDSNPETATLWLYCCRGLVVTVRHKPVRLIERLLGRLTALQLASSTELLAHLLEEQEDVLEQVVRQANQYVDTIEDRLLTRRVKRNRAELGRMRRMLLRFQRLLAPEPAALFRLLNRPPTWLSREVVQDLRQFTEEFTVVLNDLASLTERIRLLQEELGAKLMEQNNRTLYTLTVITVLALPINIVAGFFGMNVGGIPLASNHHGFILLVLLVGSFTLIAGYLAFRRRDET is encoded by the coding sequence ATGGTGCAACGGTTGGCGGAAAAGATGCACAAGCTTGATTTCGATGATGAAGTGACCGGGCTGATCTACGGCCATGCGTTTCGTTCCGGTGAACCGCCGATGCGCCTGAACTCACAGCAGGTTTGCCAGGCCTACCAGGCGTTGCCCCCCGGCGACGGTTTTATCTGGCTGCACCTCAATCTCAACCACGCGGCGGCGGAGAAGTGGCTGAAAAATCATTTCGCCATTTCCGATTTTTTCTTTCACGAGATTCGCCACGGCTCCCACACCACGCGCATCGAGCGCCAGGGCGACGATCTGTTCGCGGTGCTCAACGACGTGATTTTCCACCCCGAGGACAGTAACCCGGAGACGGCGACGCTGTGGCTCTATTGCTGCCGTGGGCTGGTGGTCACCGTACGCCACAAACCGGTGCGACTCATTGAACGGCTGCTCGGCCGCCTGACGGCGCTGCAGCTGGCCTCGTCCACTGAACTGCTGGCGCACCTGCTGGAAGAGCAGGAGGACGTGCTGGAACAGGTGGTGCGGCAGGCCAACCAGTATGTCGATACCATTGAGGACCGCTTGTTGACCCGCCGCGTCAAACGCAACCGCGCCGAGCTGGGGCGCATGCGTCGCATGTTATTGCGCTTTCAGCGCCTGCTGGCGCCGGAGCCGGCCGCGCTGTTTCGCCTGTTGAACCGGCCGCCGACCTGGCTCAGTCGCGAGGTGGTACAGGATCTGCGGCAGTTTACCGAAGAGTTCACCGTGGTATTGAACGATCTCGCCAGCCTGACCGAACGCATCCGGCTGCTGCAGGAGGAGCTGGGCGCCAAGCTGATGGAGCAGAACAACCGCACGCTCTACACGCTGACGGTGATTACCGTGCTGGCATTGCCGATCAATATCGTCGCCGGTTTCTTCGGCATGAACGTGGGGGGTATCCCGCTGGCCAGCAATCACCACGGTTTTATCCTACTGGTGTTGCTGGTCGGCAGTTTTACGCTGATCGCCGGTTATCTGGCGTTCAGGCGCAGGGACGAGACGTAA
- a CDS encoding L-2-amino-thiazoline-4-carboxylic acid hydrolase, with amino-acid sequence MSCANNELGILARRKIEAEIIKPIYQILVREIGKVRAQAVIGEAIENAAIAAGKQFAAQEPNGADLRSFAALQYLWEKDDALRVEVINQDEQHFDYNVTRCRYAEMYHEMGLGEIGHLLSCARDSQFIVGYAPEVELQRSQTIMSGAPCCDFRYTAKTPGEEQ; translated from the coding sequence ATGAGCTGTGCAAACAACGAATTGGGCATTTTGGCCCGCAGAAAGATCGAAGCGGAGATCATCAAACCGATCTACCAGATTCTGGTGCGTGAAATCGGCAAGGTGCGCGCTCAGGCGGTGATCGGCGAAGCCATCGAGAATGCCGCCATTGCGGCAGGCAAGCAGTTCGCCGCACAGGAGCCGAACGGCGCGGATCTGCGCAGCTTCGCCGCCTTGCAGTACCTGTGGGAAAAAGACGATGCGCTGCGCGTCGAGGTGATCAACCAGGACGAACAGCACTTCGACTATAACGTCACCCGCTGCCGCTATGCCGAGATGTATCACGAGATGGGGCTGGGGGAAATCGGCCACCTGCTCTCCTGCGCGCGCGACAGCCAGTTTATCGTCGGCTATGCCCCGGAGGTCGAGCTGCAGCGCAGCCAAACCATCATGTCCGGCGCCCCCTGCTGCGATTTCCGCTACACCGCCAAAACACCGGGAGAAGAACAATGA
- a CDS encoding LysR substrate-binding domain-containing protein: protein MKKTEQYDEPLPILPNDPPLRAVRAFEAIARLGSISAAAKELMISPSAVSHQLKTLEAFLQMPLTERQGRHLVLRGEGREYYRSIRSAFNVLRQATEHVREQSASRQVTISLIPLFGMGWFIPRLRGFLRENPDIDINVVYANHRNYLSDAADLSIRFGVGQWTGYRSEKLMSGQMVPVCSRAFSKLHGLLDTPDQLAALPLLHDEERNTWMQWFQLAGVKRPLRSIGPMFEDGLLTLAAVQAGLGCALMREPLIAQYLESGELIKMFDLPIDDGRDYYLCARLDSELSQEGENLRQWLRREADERRLA, encoded by the coding sequence ATGAAAAAAACAGAACAGTACGATGAGCCGTTGCCGATATTGCCGAACGATCCGCCGCTGCGCGCCGTGCGGGCGTTCGAGGCCATCGCGCGCCTGGGCAGCATCAGCGCGGCGGCGAAGGAGCTGATGATTTCGCCTTCGGCGGTCAGCCATCAGCTGAAAACGCTGGAGGCATTCTTGCAGATGCCGTTGACCGAAAGGCAGGGGCGCCATCTGGTGCTGCGCGGCGAGGGGCGGGAATATTACCGCTCGATCCGCTCGGCGTTTAACGTGCTGCGCCAGGCGACCGAACACGTTCGCGAGCAGTCCGCGTCGCGGCAGGTCACCATCAGCCTGATCCCGCTGTTCGGCATGGGCTGGTTCATTCCGCGGCTGCGCGGCTTTCTGCGGGAAAATCCGGATATCGACATCAATGTGGTTTACGCCAACCACCGCAATTACCTGAGCGACGCCGCCGATCTGTCGATCCGCTTCGGGGTTGGGCAGTGGACCGGCTATCGCAGCGAAAAGCTGATGTCCGGCCAAATGGTGCCGGTGTGCAGCCGGGCATTCAGTAAACTGCACGGTTTGCTCGATACGCCGGATCAGCTGGCGGCGCTGCCGCTGCTGCATGACGAGGAGCGTAATACCTGGATGCAATGGTTTCAGCTGGCCGGCGTTAAACGCCCGCTGCGCAGCATCGGGCCGATGTTCGAAGACGGGTTGCTGACGCTGGCGGCGGTGCAGGCGGGATTGGGGTGTGCATTGATGCGCGAGCCGTTAATCGCCCAGTACCTTGAAAGCGGCGAGTTGATCAAAATGTTCGATCTGCCGATCGACGACGGCCGGGATTATTACCTGTGCGCTCGCCTGGATAGCGAACTGTCGCAGGAGGGTGAAAACCTGCGACAGTGGCTGCGCCGCGAAGCCGATGAGCGCCGGCTCGCTTAA
- a CDS encoding ABC transporter ATP-binding protein, producing MSEALLSVKRLKVSYGGIHAVKGIDFMVNAGEQVTLIGANGAGKTSSLRALTGLQPFEGDILFDGRSIRGVPPHRLLQQGLVMVPEGRGIFTRLTVRENLQLGAYARRDKPAVRHDFERVCATFPRLNERLHQPAGLLSGGEQQMVAMGRALLSRPRLLILDEPSMGLAPIVVEAIFSVIKQLARDGVTLLLVEQNARLALESTDRAYVLDSGSLSHSGRSADMLDDEKIKQIYLGE from the coding sequence ATGTCTGAAGCCCTGCTGAGCGTTAAACGACTCAAAGTGTCTTATGGCGGCATTCACGCGGTCAAAGGCATCGATTTTATGGTCAACGCCGGCGAACAGGTCACGCTGATCGGCGCCAATGGCGCGGGCAAGACCTCCAGCCTGCGGGCGCTGACCGGGCTGCAGCCGTTCGAGGGCGACATCCTGTTCGACGGCCGTTCGATTCGCGGCGTGCCGCCGCACCGCTTGCTGCAACAGGGGCTGGTGATGGTGCCGGAAGGTCGTGGCATTTTCACCCGCCTGACGGTGCGAGAAAACCTGCAGCTGGGCGCCTATGCGCGCCGTGACAAACCGGCGGTGCGGCACGATTTCGAACGGGTATGCGCCACCTTCCCACGCCTGAACGAACGCCTGCATCAACCGGCCGGGCTGCTTTCGGGCGGCGAGCAGCAGATGGTGGCGATGGGCCGCGCGCTGCTCAGCCGCCCGCGCCTGTTGATATTGGACGAACCGTCGATGGGGCTGGCGCCGATTGTGGTGGAGGCCATTTTTTCGGTCATCAAACAGTTGGCTCGTGACGGCGTCACGCTATTGCTGGTCGAGCAAAACGCCCGCCTGGCGCTGGAGTCTACCGATCGCGCCTATGTGTTGGACAGCGGCAGCCTGAGCCACAGCGGCCGCTCCGCCGACATGCTGGACGATGAAAAAATCAAACAGATCTATTTGGGTGAATAA
- a CDS encoding SRPBCC family protein — protein MNDYGMIIEPGTLRIQRLLPGPIERVWAYLTESDKRATWLAAGAMKLENGAPLELEFRNSDLAGEHEPPPAKYKQHGGCVSNRGHITCLFPPRLLSFTWAEQDQGRPSEVTFELTEQGSAVLLTVTHRRLANRDEMLSVAGGWHTHLDILLDRLHDRAPQPFWSTHARLEEEYRARL, from the coding sequence ATGAATGATTACGGCATGATTATCGAACCCGGCACGCTGCGCATCCAGCGGCTGCTGCCCGGCCCCATCGAGCGGGTGTGGGCTTACCTGACCGAATCCGACAAGCGCGCCACCTGGCTGGCGGCCGGCGCCATGAAGTTGGAAAACGGCGCACCGCTGGAGCTGGAGTTTCGCAACTCCGATTTGGCGGGCGAGCACGAACCACCGCCGGCCAAGTACAAACAGCACGGCGGCTGCGTCAGCAACCGCGGCCACATCACCTGCCTGTTTCCGCCGCGCCTGCTGAGCTTTACCTGGGCCGAACAGGATCAGGGCCGTCCTTCCGAGGTGACTTTCGAACTGACGGAACAGGGAAGCGCCGTGCTGCTGACGGTCACCCACCGGCGCTTGGCCAACCGCGACGAAATGCTCAGCGTCGCCGGCGGCTGGCACACCCATCTGGATATCCTGTTAGATCGCCTGCACGATCGGGCGCCGCAGCCGTTCTGGAGCACCCATGCCCGGCTGGAAGAAGAGTACCGCGCCCGCCTGTAA
- a CDS encoding branched-chain amino acid ABC transporter permease yields the protein MDTLVQQTVNGLMLGSIYALIALGYTMVYGILRIINFAHGDVLMVGALSALSAIGVLQHHFPALPPYATLLLAALFAMAVCAITSMAIERLAYRRLRNAPRLAPLISGIGVSLLLQTLAMLIWSRNPLMFPQLLPMTPIALTAGSAEHAPAVITGTAIVTLAVAVTVMAGLWLLVEHSRFGRAMRATAENPQVAGLMGISPDRIIVLTFALGGALAAVAGIMMASNYGNAGFSMGFLPGIKAFTAAVLGGIGNLRGAMLGGLLLGLFESLGTGYLGELTGGVFGSNYQDVFAFLVLIAVLVFRPSGLLGERIATRA from the coding sequence ATGGATACGCTGGTACAGCAGACCGTCAACGGTTTGATGCTCGGCAGCATCTATGCGCTGATCGCGCTCGGCTACACCATGGTGTACGGCATCCTTCGCATCATCAACTTCGCGCATGGCGACGTGCTGATGGTCGGGGCGCTCAGCGCGCTGTCGGCGATCGGCGTGTTGCAGCATCATTTTCCCGCGTTACCGCCCTACGCCACGCTGCTGCTGGCGGCCCTGTTCGCCATGGCCGTCTGCGCCATCACCTCGATGGCGATCGAACGTCTGGCCTATCGCCGGTTGCGCAATGCACCGCGCCTGGCCCCGCTGATCAGCGGCATCGGCGTCTCGCTGCTGTTGCAAACCCTGGCGATGCTGATCTGGTCACGCAATCCCCTGATGTTTCCGCAGCTGTTGCCGATGACGCCCATCGCCCTGACCGCAGGCAGCGCCGAACATGCGCCGGCGGTGATCACCGGCACCGCGATCGTCACGCTGGCGGTGGCCGTGACGGTCATGGCCGGCCTCTGGCTGCTGGTCGAACACAGCCGTTTCGGCCGCGCCATGCGCGCCACGGCGGAAAACCCGCAGGTCGCCGGCCTGATGGGCATCAGTCCTGACCGCATCATCGTTCTGACCTTCGCGCTCGGCGGCGCGCTGGCGGCGGTAGCCGGCATCATGATGGCCAGCAACTACGGCAACGCCGGTTTCTCGATGGGCTTTTTACCCGGCATCAAAGCCTTTACCGCCGCCGTGCTCGGCGGCATCGGCAACCTGCGCGGCGCAATGCTCGGCGGTTTACTGCTGGGGCTGTTCGAATCGCTGGGTACCGGCTATCTCGGCGAGCTGACCGGCGGCGTATTCGGCAGCAACTACCAGGACGTATTCGCGTTTCTGGTGCTGATCGCCGTGCTGGTCTTCCGCCCCTCCGGGCTGTTGGGCGAACGCATCGCCACGCGCGCATAA
- a CDS encoding ABC transporter ATP-binding protein has product MTPLLALHHVSKRFGGLTAVDDVSMSIRQGEIYGLIGPNGAGKTTCFNLITGLYRADEGEFRLQGQRYKPQAIDKVAQAGIARTFQNLRLFNEMSVLENVMVGCHVRTRNGLWAAIARHRRAREEEQAVRDKAHALLEYVGIGQFAHYRAGDLAYGHQRRLEIARALATEPRLLALDEPAAGMNAGEKVALRELLLRIRDSGKTLLLIEHDVKLVMGLCDRLTVLDYGKAIAEGEPAQVRREPAQVRREPAVIQAYLGGGAHV; this is encoded by the coding sequence ATGACGCCTTTGCTCGCTTTACACCACGTCAGCAAACGCTTCGGCGGCCTGACGGCGGTGGATGACGTCAGCATGAGCATCCGCCAGGGGGAGATCTACGGCCTGATCGGGCCGAACGGCGCCGGTAAAACCACCTGCTTCAATCTGATCACCGGCCTGTACCGTGCCGACGAGGGCGAATTTCGCCTGCAGGGCCAGCGCTATAAGCCCCAGGCGATCGATAAAGTGGCGCAGGCCGGCATCGCCCGCACCTTCCAGAACCTGCGGCTGTTCAACGAAATGAGCGTGCTGGAAAACGTGATGGTCGGCTGCCACGTACGCACCCGCAACGGCCTGTGGGCGGCGATCGCCCGCCACCGCCGCGCCAGGGAGGAAGAACAGGCGGTGCGCGACAAGGCCCATGCGCTGCTGGAGTATGTCGGCATCGGCCAATTCGCCCATTATCGCGCCGGGGATCTCGCCTACGGCCACCAGCGCCGTCTGGAGATCGCCCGCGCGCTGGCGACCGAGCCCCGGCTGCTGGCGCTGGACGAACCGGCGGCCGGCATGAACGCCGGAGAAAAAGTGGCGCTGCGCGAGCTGCTGCTGCGCATTCGCGACAGCGGCAAAACGCTGCTGTTGATCGAACACGACGTCAAGCTGGTGATGGGTTTGTGCGATCGCCTGACGGTGCTGGATTACGGCAAAGCGATTGCCGAAGGCGAACCGGCGCAGGTTCGGCGTGAACCGGCGCAGGTTCGGCGTGAACCGGCGGTCATTCAGGCCTATCTGGGAGGCGGCGCGCATGTCTGA
- a CDS encoding branched-chain amino acid ABC transporter substrate-binding protein, translated as MILSLPALADDTVLIGLAGPLTGPSARIGKDLENGARLAIADANAQKPTLNGKPVTFKLLSEDDQSDPRTAVAVAQRLVDEGVAGVVGHWNTGTSIPAARIYHDAGIAQVAPVATGHGYTQQGFDTSFRVMGHDDDGGNYAGQYAVKTLKAQRIAVIDDRTAFGQGLADEFIKSLQAQGVQPVTREYVDDKTVDFSAVLTTVRSKNADLIFFGGVDSQAAPLARKLKQLGMNAQLMGAGGFVSQTFLTLAQREGEGVVALEPGLPLEQMPGGKAFEQAYRDRYHTHIELHAPFAYDATRVLIAAIEQAGSANPADYLPKLRTIHYQGVTGAIAFDAQGNLQQPSFTLYRVVDGKWQPQTVLGGAKPQ; from the coding sequence ATGATCCTGAGCCTCCCGGCGCTGGCGGACGACACCGTGTTGATCGGCCTGGCCGGGCCGCTGACCGGCCCTTCCGCGCGCATCGGCAAAGATCTCGAAAACGGCGCGCGCCTGGCGATCGCCGACGCCAACGCGCAAAAGCCGACGCTGAACGGCAAACCGGTCACCTTCAAATTGCTGTCCGAGGACGATCAGTCCGATCCGCGCACCGCCGTGGCCGTCGCGCAGCGTTTGGTCGACGAAGGCGTGGCCGGCGTGGTCGGCCACTGGAATACCGGCACCAGCATCCCGGCGGCGCGCATCTACCACGACGCCGGCATCGCCCAGGTGGCACCGGTCGCCACCGGCCACGGCTACACGCAACAAGGCTTTGACACCAGCTTCCGCGTGATGGGCCACGACGACGACGGCGGCAACTATGCCGGGCAGTATGCGGTGAAAACGCTGAAAGCCCAGCGCATCGCGGTGATCGACGATCGCACCGCCTTCGGTCAGGGTCTGGCGGACGAGTTCATCAAATCGCTGCAGGCCCAGGGCGTGCAGCCGGTCACCCGCGAGTACGTCGACGACAAGACCGTCGATTTCAGCGCCGTGCTGACCACCGTGCGCAGCAAAAACGCCGATCTGATCTTCTTCGGCGGCGTGGACTCCCAGGCGGCGCCGCTGGCGCGCAAACTGAAACAGCTGGGCATGAACGCGCAGCTGATGGGCGCCGGCGGCTTTGTCAGCCAGACCTTCCTGACGCTGGCGCAGCGGGAAGGTGAAGGCGTGGTGGCACTGGAGCCCGGGCTGCCGCTGGAACAGATGCCGGGCGGCAAGGCGTTTGAACAAGCCTACCGCGATCGTTACCACACCCACATCGAACTGCATGCGCCCTTCGCCTACGACGCCACCCGGGTGCTGATCGCCGCCATCGAACAGGCCGGCTCGGCCAATCCGGCCGATTACCTGCCGAAACTGCGCACCATACATTACCAGGGCGTGACCGGCGCCATTGCCTTCGATGCGCAGGGCAACCTGCAACAGCCGAGCTTCACCCTGTACCGGGTAGTGGACGGCAAATGGCAGCCGCAAACCGTGTTGGGCGGCGCCAAACCACAATAA
- a CDS encoding ABC transporter permease subunit, with translation MTVLTSSLPLATPRRTRLGLTLFILALLLAPWVAGAAGGNYWVRVVDFALLYLMLALGLNIVVGMTGLLDMGFIAFYAVGAYLAALLSSPHLTQQFPLLLQWFPDGLHLSMLWLIPLAALLAAACGILLGAPTLRLRGDYLAIVTLGFGEIVRILMRNLDRPVNLTNGPKGISGIDPVSLFGLKFSGMHEWFGVRFSGLYLYYYLFAALLLAILFISLRLQNSRIGRAWTAIREDEDAARAMGINTRNFKLLAFAIGATFGGVAGALFAAFQGFVSPESFTLQESIAVLAMVVLGGMGHIPGVILGALLLAALPELLRSSMGPLQQALFGQVLIDPEIIRQLFYGLALILVMLYRPAGLWPARHLRGNAA, from the coding sequence ATGACCGTTTTAACTTCCTCGCTTCCTCTGGCCACGCCTCGGCGCACCAGGCTGGGGCTGACGCTGTTCATTCTCGCCCTGCTGCTGGCGCCCTGGGTCGCGGGCGCCGCCGGCGGCAACTACTGGGTGCGCGTCGTCGACTTCGCGCTGCTGTACCTGATGCTGGCGCTCGGGCTGAACATCGTGGTGGGCATGACCGGATTGCTGGACATGGGCTTTATCGCTTTTTACGCCGTTGGCGCCTATCTGGCCGCGCTGCTGTCGTCACCGCATCTGACGCAGCAGTTCCCGCTGCTGCTGCAGTGGTTCCCCGATGGGCTGCACCTGTCGATGCTGTGGCTGATCCCGCTGGCGGCGCTGCTGGCGGCGGCGTGCGGCATTCTGCTCGGCGCGCCGACGCTGCGGCTGCGCGGCGACTACCTGGCGATCGTCACGCTCGGTTTCGGCGAGATCGTGCGTATTTTGATGCGCAACCTCGACCGCCCGGTCAACCTCACCAACGGCCCCAAAGGCATTTCCGGCATCGACCCGGTCAGCCTGTTCGGCCTGAAGTTTTCCGGCATGCATGAGTGGTTCGGCGTGCGTTTCTCCGGCCTGTACCTCTATTACTACCTGTTCGCCGCGCTGCTGCTGGCGATCCTGTTTATCAGCCTGCGGCTGCAAAACTCGCGCATTGGCCGCGCGTGGACGGCGATCCGCGAAGACGAGGACGCCGCGCGGGCGATGGGCATCAACACCCGCAACTTCAAGCTGCTGGCCTTTGCCATCGGCGCCACCTTCGGCGGCGTGGCCGGCGCGCTGTTCGCCGCGTTTCAGGGCTTCGTGTCGCCGGAATCGTTCACCCTGCAAGAGTCGATCGCCGTACTGGCGATGGTGGTGCTCGGCGGCATGGGGCACATCCCCGGCGTGATCCTGGGTGCGCTACTGCTGGCCGCTCTGCCGGAGCTGCTGCGCAGCAGCATGGGGCCGCTGCAGCAGGCGCTGTTCGGCCAGGTGCTGATCGATCCGGAAATTATCCGTCAACTGTTTTACGGCCTGGCGCTGATCCTGGTGATGCTGTATCGCCCGGCGGGCCTGTGGCCGGCCCGCCACCTAAGAGGGAATGCCGCATGA
- a CDS encoding ArsR/SmtB family transcription factor — protein sequence MVELSSSQLDAIFHALADPTRRSMLRALAGGERSIGELAAPLQMSFAGASKHVKALEHAGLVQRTVQGRNHICRLEPEPMAQAMQWLQTYEHFWTERLDALEQALLQPEQLPPKE from the coding sequence ATGGTTGAATTATCTTCCTCACAGCTGGACGCCATTTTTCATGCGCTGGCCGATCCGACCCGCCGCTCGATGTTACGCGCGCTGGCCGGCGGTGAGCGCAGCATCGGCGAACTGGCCGCGCCGCTGCAGATGTCGTTTGCCGGCGCCTCCAAGCACGTGAAAGCACTGGAACATGCGGGCCTGGTGCAACGCACCGTGCAAGGAAGAAACCATATCTGCCGGCTCGAACCCGAGCCTATGGCGCAGGCCATGCAATGGCTGCAAACCTATGAACATTTCTGGACTGAACGGCTGGATGCGCTCGAACAGGCGCTGCTGCAGCCCGAACAGCTTCCTCCCAAGGAGTGA
- a CDS encoding Zn-dependent hydrolase gives MTYRVNGERLWQSLHAMAQFGAIADNGVTRLALSEEDRQARDQLRLWALEAGCSVRVDRMGNMFLRREGSRPELAPVVTGSHGDSQPQGGRFDGIYGVLAGLEVIRSLNDRQIVTERAIEVINWTNEEGARFAPAMIASGVFAGVFDLEYGLSRRDEHGISLGEALERIGYAGEHPVGGMPIHAAFELHIEQGPILEAEHLDIGVVTAAQGQCWYELEVVGFSAHAGTTPMDRRRDALLGFTELVTAVNGIGWDFAPDARATVGMAQITPNSRNVVPGRVFFSVEFRHPEEATLEQMEQRLLAAVNHVNGGGLTARAERIFQYPPIAFDRGCIDSVRHAAQALGYRHRDMISGAGHDACYLNRVAPTAMIFIPCVDGISHNEREDITPAWAAAGADVLLNALLAHADA, from the coding sequence ATGACGTATCGGGTCAACGGCGAGCGCCTGTGGCAAAGCCTGCACGCGATGGCGCAGTTCGGCGCCATCGCCGACAACGGCGTCACCCGCCTGGCGCTCAGCGAAGAGGACCGGCAGGCGCGCGATCAGCTGCGTCTCTGGGCGCTGGAGGCCGGTTGCAGCGTGCGCGTCGATCGAATGGGCAACATGTTCCTGCGCCGTGAAGGTTCGCGGCCCGAGCTGGCGCCGGTGGTCACCGGTTCTCACGGCGACTCGCAGCCCCAGGGTGGCCGTTTCGACGGCATCTACGGCGTGCTGGCCGGGTTGGAGGTTATTCGCAGCCTTAACGATCGGCAGATCGTCACCGAACGCGCGATTGAAGTGATCAACTGGACCAACGAAGAAGGCGCGCGCTTCGCGCCGGCGATGATCGCCTCCGGGGTGTTCGCCGGGGTATTCGATCTCGAGTACGGCCTGTCGCGCCGCGACGAGCATGGCATCAGCCTCGGCGAGGCGCTGGAACGCATCGGCTACGCCGGCGAACACCCGGTGGGCGGCATGCCGATCCACGCCGCCTTCGAGCTGCACATCGAACAGGGGCCGATTCTGGAAGCGGAACACCTCGACATCGGCGTCGTGACCGCCGCACAAGGGCAGTGCTGGTACGAACTGGAAGTCGTCGGCTTCAGCGCCCATGCCGGCACCACGCCGATGGATCGCCGCCGCGACGCCCTGCTGGGCTTCACCGAGCTGGTGACGGCGGTCAACGGTATCGGCTGGGATTTCGCACCCGATGCGCGCGCCACGGTGGGCATGGCGCAAATCACCCCCAATTCACGCAACGTGGTGCCGGGCCGGGTCTTTTTCAGCGTCGAATTCCGTCATCCAGAGGAGGCAACCCTGGAGCAGATGGAGCAGCGCCTGCTGGCGGCGGTAAACCACGTCAACGGCGGCGGCCTGACCGCTCGCGCCGAGCGCATCTTTCAGTATCCTCCGATCGCTTTCGATCGGGGCTGCATCGACAGCGTACGCCACGCCGCACAAGCCTTGGGCTATCGCCATCGCGACATGATTTCCGGCGCCGGCCACGATGCCTGTTACCTTAATCGCGTCGCGCCGACCGCCATGATTTTCATCCCCTGCGTGGATGGCATCAGCCACAACGAACGGGAAGATATCACTCCCGCCTGGGCCGCCGCCGGTGCCGACGTCTTGCTGAACGCGCTGCTGGCGCACGCCGACGCCTGA